The following is a genomic window from Desulfofarcimen acetoxidans DSM 771.
TCGCTCAATATTAAAATCTATTCTTGGCTGAGACGAATTTGGTATTAGTTTCTCAATAGCTATGTCTTGATAAACTGCTTGCTTATTTTTCTTAATCTCATCATCTATTTCTATTCTCTCATCTTGCTCTAGAACAGACTCTGAATCATCATTAGTTATACCTATCAGTGCACCTAAACCCTTACCTAAACCCCTTTTTTTACTCAATACCTAACACTTCCTTTGCCAATTCCTGATATACTTCCGCTCCTCTAGATCTAGGATCATACAGCATAACCGGTTTTCCGTGACTTGGCGCCTCACTAAGTCTAACATTTCTTGGAATAATATTTTTATATACTTTATTTTTAAAAAATTTTTTAACCTCATCTACCACCTGTATTGATAAATTTGTTCTACCATCAAACATCGTTAATAGTACCCCTTCTAAAGTAAGTTTTGGATTAAGACTCTGCTGTACTAATTTAACTGTATTCATTAACTGCCCTAATCCTTCTAGTGCATAATATTCACACTGAATAGTTATTAAAAGAGAATCAGCTGCTGTCAATGAATTTATAGTCAGTAATCCCAGTGATGGCGGACAATCAATAATTATATAATCATATTTTTCTTTAATCTGGTTGATAGCCTTTTTTAAAATATTCTCTCTACTGTTTTTGTTAACCATCTCTATTTCAGCACCGGCTAAATCAACTGTTGAAGGTAAAATATATAAACCATCGATAATGGTTTTTTGTTTTACATCATCTACGGTTTTATTATTAATTAAAACATCATAGATGCAATAATCTAAATTATCCTTTACAATGCCTACTCCACTGGACGCATTTCCCTGTGGATCAATATCAATTAATAAAACTTTTTTTCCTATAAGGGAAAGCCATGAACTAAGATTTACAGCTGTAGTCGTTTTACCAACGCCACCTTTTTGATTTGCTATTGCAATGGTTCTCCCCATTTATCCGCACCCCTCATAATTATCATAATTAAATTTATATCTCATATTTTACTATTCAACGAATATACTAGCAGTTCCTTCTATATATATTTTAAAAAAATAAAACCATCTACTAAG
Proteins encoded in this region:
- a CDS encoding ParA family protein: MGRTIAIANQKGGVGKTTTAVNLSSWLSLIGKKVLLIDIDPQGNASSGVGIVKDNLDYCIYDVLINNKTVDDVKQKTIIDGLYILPSTVDLAGAEIEMVNKNSRENILKKAINQIKEKYDYIIIDCPPSLGLLTINSLTAADSLLITIQCEYYALEGLGQLMNTVKLVQQSLNPKLTLEGVLLTMFDGRTNLSIQVVDEVKKFFKNKVYKNIIPRNVRLSEAPSHGKPVMLYDPRSRGAEVYQELAKEVLGIE